In Streptomyces durocortorensis, a genomic segment contains:
- a CDS encoding class I SAM-dependent methyltransferase — MSVIVNTQQAQAWNGPEGAHWARTQDRWNAVNEGFNERLLDAAGITGDHRVLDLGCGSGQTTRLAALRAPQGYALGLDLSGPMLAEARSRAEREGSTNVSFAQGDAQAHPFEAGTFDAAISRFGVMFFADPVAAFDNVARALRPGGRLAFVCPADATLNEWVTAMESLRDFLPLGDFGRPGLPGMFSLAAPDRVRDILTAAGFTAITITQAQAYGTWGQGAEDAAEFLLATGPGRHLMGQAGSRAQDAARRTLTDHLRTYGAADGTVRLRSTSWLVRAERPAGPAGTP, encoded by the coding sequence GTGTCAGTCATCGTCAACACCCAGCAGGCGCAGGCCTGGAACGGTCCCGAGGGCGCCCACTGGGCCCGCACTCAGGACCGCTGGAACGCCGTGAACGAGGGCTTCAACGAGCGGCTCCTCGACGCCGCGGGCATCACCGGGGACCACCGTGTCCTCGACCTCGGCTGCGGTTCCGGGCAGACCACGCGCCTCGCCGCGCTCCGGGCGCCCCAGGGGTATGCGCTGGGCCTCGACCTCTCCGGCCCGATGCTGGCCGAGGCTCGGTCCCGCGCCGAGCGGGAAGGCTCCACCAACGTCTCCTTCGCGCAGGGCGACGCGCAGGCACACCCTTTTGAGGCAGGCACGTTCGACGCGGCGATCAGCCGTTTCGGGGTGATGTTCTTCGCCGACCCCGTGGCGGCCTTCGACAATGTCGCCCGGGCACTGCGGCCGGGCGGGCGCCTGGCGTTCGTCTGCCCGGCCGATGCCACGCTCAACGAGTGGGTGACGGCGATGGAGTCACTGCGCGACTTCCTGCCCCTCGGCGACTTCGGGCGACCGGGGCTGCCTGGCATGTTCTCGTTGGCCGCCCCGGACCGCGTCCGCGACATCCTCACAGCAGCCGGATTCACCGCGATCACCATCACCCAGGCTCAGGCGTACGGGACATGGGGGCAGGGCGCGGAGGACGCGGCGGAGTTCTTGCTGGCGACGGGGCCCGGCCGCCACCTGATGGGGCAGGCCGGCTCCAGGGCACAGGACGCCGCCCGCCGGACTCTGACGGACCATCTGCGCACCTACGGGGCGGCGGACGGAACGGTCCGGCTGCGCAGCACATCGTGGCTGGTCAGGGCAGAGCGACCGGCGGGCCCGGCGGGCACTCCCTAA